One Candidatus Limnocylindrales bacterium genomic window, GGCAAAGCAGACCCGGCGCGGCCGTGGCGACGAAAGGCGCCGCATTGACGGCGCTGGCAAGGGTTGCCAGGTCGCCTTGCAGGCCCTGCGGAAAACGCACGTGGATCGGCGGGCGGCCGTCGATCTCGATCTCGTCGAACTGATCGGTGCAGTCCAGACGCATCGTCAGCGCCAGCGAGATCTCGTGGCCGTGAGGTGAGACGGCCCGCGCCGTGTGCGCCAGGCCCAGGACGTGGCCCGCCTCGACGACTTCGCCCCCTCGCTCCACACGCCTGTCAGCCACCACCGGCTCCAGCCGCTGCTCGACGGCGCCGACGGGCCAGCGCAGGGCCGCCGCCACGTACTGCACCGACTCGACGAAGCCGGCGTGTCCCATGGAGAACACCGCACACCGCGCCGCGACCGAATCGGCCGGCTCGCCCACGCCCATCTTGCGGCGAAGGGCGTTGCGGCGCCGGGACAGGTCGACCATTCGCCGCGCCTTGAGGCAGCGAGGCCCGAGCGTCATCGACGACAGGTAGGCCGGCAGACGATCCATCAGGAAACCCGGATTGACGCCAGCGGCATACAGCGTGACGCCGGCGGCCTTTGCCCAGCCGTCCAGCCGCAGCGCCGCCTCACCGTGGCCGGCATACGGATAGATCAGCTCCTCGGCGGTGGTGACGACGTTGCAGCCGGCACGCATCAGCGCGTGCAGATCCGTCTCGATGTCCGCGATGTGCGAGCCTGCACAGTGGAACGCCACGTCGATTCCGCCGGCCTCATCCACGGCTTGCTCGAGACTGGCGCGCACGACCACGTTGCTGTCGCTCTCGGCCAGCGCGCCGAGGGTCTGCCCGATGTTGGCGGGATTGAGGTCCACGGCGGCCACGCTCTGCAGCCGCTCGGTCTTCATCGACTCCCGAGCGATGCCGATGCCGATGGCGCCGAGACCGAAATGAAGTACTCGCAGGCGTCCGTGCTCGCGCATGATGTGAATCCTACTGGCGGTCGGGCGCGAGCCGTGCGCGCCCTTTCCTCAAGCCACTTCGCCGATCGCCTCGTCGACCACTTCCTGGACGCAGTCGCGCCCCTCACCGGCGAAGCCGTGCGCCTGCAGCCACTTGAGGTTGGAGTAGCGGGCGTCGGTCCAGTTCATGTGCGGGGACTTCTCGAGCAGGGCCTTGATCTCGTCGACGCCCTGCTCGATCGACCGCGACGGCACGAACCCGAGTACGTGCCGGATCTTGTCGAAGCTGACGCGGTAGCTGCGCAGATCATCGACGCGGTGCACGTTCTCGATGCGGGTCCCCGGAATTCGCGCGGCCACGATCTCGGCCGTGCGTGCGATCGTGAAGTTATTGTCGTTGGAACCGACGTTGAAGATCTCGCCGGTGGCATGCTCGTCACAGGTCTCGGCCGCGATGAGGAAGGCCTCGGCAACGTCGCGCACGTGCACGTGCGGCCGCCACGCTTCGGCTCCCATCACCGTGATTGCCCCCTCGCTGACGGCCTTGCACGTCATCGTGTTGATCATCAGGTCGAAGCGCGGGCGCGCCGACGTCCCGAACACGGTGCCCAGACGCAGGATCACGACGCCGCGGCCCTCCAACTCGCGCTGCAGTATCTGCTCGGAGACGATGCGGCTGCGCGCGTAGAACGACACCGGATTCAGGCGCGAGCCTTCGTTGAGGATCAGTCCTTCGGTCGCGCCGTAGACGCTGCACGAGGAGGCGAACACGACGCGCTCGAGGTCGGGGCGGTGCTTGACCACGTGACACAGGAGCTTGGTCGACTCGATGTTGATCGAGATCGTCTCGTCGTGATCGAGGTCGCAGGCGCCGTCGCCGACCAGCGCCGCCAATGCGATCACCGCGCGCGCGCCCTTGGCCGCGCGCATCATGTCGCGGATGTTGCAGATGTCTCCGTACTGGATGTCCAGATCCGGATGATTGCCTACGCCCTTGAGGCCGGCGTTGCCGTACAGGAAGTTGTCGAGGACGCGAACACGGTAGCCGCGCTCGAGCAGCATGCGAACGAGATGCGATCCGACGTAGCCGCAGCCGCCGGTGACCAGCACCAGATCGCGAGGCTTCAAAAACTTGTCTGTCATACCCTGGCCTGTGAGGAGAGAACGACTTTGTTGAGCGGTTCAGGGCCTCCCTGCGCCAGCAGATCGGATAAAGCAGGAACGAGCCGATACTGGAGGCCGAGCTTCTCGCACGCCTCCGCGATCTCGCGAACCACCATGGGATCGAGGTCGGCCAGCGAGATCAGGACCATCTCGACGCCGTGCGTGCTCGCAGCCATGGCGATATCGGTCGCTCCGCCCATCACCCGTACCCCGTGGATGAGGGCCCCCCACCTATGCGGCTCGTGGTCGATGATGCCGACGGGCATGAACCTTGAGTTCGGGTCTTCCAGAAGCGATCGGAGGATCGCCTCCACCCCATGACCCGAGCCCGCCACCAGCACCTTCACGAACGGGCCCCTCTCCTCGCTCCGGGCCACGCCGCTCAAAACCGAACGGACTATATACCGGGAGCCTGCGACCAGGGAAAGGAGCAAAACCCAGTCGATGAGGAAGACGGCGCGAGAGTGCCGCTGGAGACTGAAATACGTCATCGCCACCAGCAAAGCCGAGCTCGTGCTCACCGCTTTGACGATAGCTGCCAGATCGCGCCTCCCCATCCAGCGGGGCGTGCGCTGATAGAGGCCGTAGTAGACGAACACCGGCGGCTTCAGGATGACCACCCAGATCAGGGCCTTTCCGACGTAGGCCCATCCTTCGGCGTCCAGATACCAGTCGAACTTGATCAGGTTGGCGCCGACGTAGGCCACGACCATCAGCGCGATGTCCAGGGCCAGGGCCGCAAAGCGGTAGCGCTGCCGGGCGAAGAAGCCGCTCTTGAACTGAGTCAGCAGGACGCGCAGGAAGCCGCCGACCAGAAAGCGGACGTCGCCCACGAAGGTGGCGGTGCGGGCGTATTCGATGTCCCGCTCGAGCTTCTCGGGCAGGATGCTCTGGATGTAGAACTCCTCGACGTTCTCGCAGCCCTCGGGATACTTCTCGACTTCGTCGCGCCCGTCGATCTGGCTCGGCCCGATGATGCCGGGCTTGACCGACAGGACCACGCGCTGCTCGGGCGTGTAGAAGTTGGTGAAGTACGGGTCCTCGGGGCGCGGGCCGACGAAGGACATGTCGCCGGCGAGCACGTTCAGGAGCTGGGGCAGCTCGTCGAGCTTGGTCCAGCGGAGAAAGTGGCCGACCGTGGTGATGCGCGGGTCGCGCTTGACCGTCAGGCGCGCGCCGCTTCGGTAGGCGCCGACGATCATCGTGCGGAACTTGTAGATTCGGAAGGTGCCGCCGCCGGCCGCGGCCCGCTCCTGCCGGAAGAAGACGGGCCCCTTGGTGTCGAGCTTGATGAGCGCGGCGATGATGGCAAAGACCGGCCACAGCAGCGCCAGCGCCAGCAGCGCGACCGTGAAGTCGAACGCTCTCTTGGCGGCGGCCTGCCCCTTGGTCATCGCAGGTTCTCCCGTGCGATCCTTTCGAGGCTGCGGGCGACGTCGCGGACGTCGTCGTCGGCCATGTCCGGAAACAGCGGCAGCGAGATCGACGCATCGTAGAGCCGCGTGGCGTTCGGGAAATCCTCCCGCTTGCAGCCGAGGCGTTGCTGGTAGAGCGGGTGCAGGTGGGCCGGGATGAAGTGCACACTCGTCCCGATGTTGTCCGCCTTCAGCATCTCGATGACCTCGTTGCGCGTCACCTTCAGCCGCTCCGAGTCGATCCGCACCACGTAGAGGTGCCAGGCCGACTCCCCGTCGGTCGGCGCCTGCGGCCGCAGAATGCCCGGAATATCGGCCAGACACTCCTCATACAAGGCGATGATGCGCTTGCGCCGCCGCTGCAGCTCGTCCAGGCGGGCGAGCTGATGCAGGCCGAGGGCCGCGTTGATGTCGGTCATGTTGTACTTGAAGCCGAGCTGCTCGACTTCGTAGTACCAGCTTCCCTCGGCGGTGTAGCGCTTCCACGCATCGCGCGAGATTCCGTGCAGGCGTCGGATCTTCAGGGCCGTGGCCAGCTCCGCATCATCGGTGGTGATCGCCCCGCCCTCGCCTGTCGTCAGATTCTTGCCGGCGTAGAAGCTGAAGCACGTCGCCGTGCCGATCGAGCCGACCGTGCGGCCCTTGTACGTCGTCGGCAGCGCGTGCGCGGCGTCTTCGATCAGGGCTGCGCCGGCCTGCGAGGCCAGCGCCGTCAGGCGGTCCAGGTCGCAGGGATGGCCGGCGAAGTGGACGGGGACGATGGCCCTGGTGCGCGGCCCGATCCGGCGCGCAACGGCCTCGGGGTCGATGTTGGGACTGTCGGGCAGCGTGTCCACCAGCACCGGCGTGGCACCGGCATACAGCACCGTGGCGACGGTCGCGGTGAACGTGTACGGCGTGGTGATCACCTCGTCGCCGGGCCCGATTCCCATCGCTTCGTAGACCAGGTGCAACGCCGCCGTGCAGGAGGCGACGGCGACCGCATGTCTGGCACCGACATAGGCGGCGAACTGCTCTTCGAATCGATGGGTCTTCGGCCCCATCGTCAGCCACCCGGATCGGAGAGTGTCGACGACCTCGGCGATTTCACCCTCGCCGATGGAAGGACGGTGGAACGGCAGGAACTCGCTTCGTCGTGTCGAAGTCATGACAGCTACGCGGCGGCCTCATCCGCCGCAGCGCGGATGCGCTCGTTGAAGAGCGCCGCCAACTCCTCCAGATTTCGGTTGCGGTCCCAGATTCGCTGCACTTTGGCGCGCGCCGCCGCTCGCAGGCGCGCCGCCAGCTCGGGATCGCGTGCGATCTTCTCCAGCGCGTCGGCCATCGCCGCCGGGTCGCGCTGCGGGATCATCAGGCCGGACACGCCCTCGTCGACGAGCTCCGCGATTCCACCCATGCGCGTTGCCACGATCGGTAGCCCCACGGCCATCGCCTCGGCGATGACGTTGGGGATGACATCCTGGCGCCCGAAGTTGGTCATCTCGATGCTGCCCATCGCGAACGCGTCGCAGTCCCGGTAGAGGCCGACGAGGCGACCATGATCGAGATAGCCGTGGAACACCACGCGCTCCTCGATGCCGAGGCGCTTGGCCTGCGCTTCCAGATATCCGCGCTGCGGGCCGTCGCCAGCAAGATGGAAAACGGCATCCACACCTCGTTGCGCCAGCAGCGCAATCGCCTCGACGATGATGTGGAAGCCTTTGTACTCCTTGAGCCAGCCGACGCTGACCACACGGAACTCTTTGCCCTCGCTGCGCGAGCCCGGCTGGAAGCGGTCCAGGTCGGTACCGTGATAGTTGAGGAAGATCCGCGAGCCCGCCTGCGGCGAGCACACCGACGCCAGGTAGCGGCGATTGTAGTCGGCGCAAGTGACGAAGAAGTCGGCGGCCTCGAGCTTGGCCGTCAGCATCCACGGCATCATGTGGATGTCGTAGGCATGGGCGGTGACGCTGAACGGGATTCCCGCCCACTGCTTGATGAGCATGCCGACGGTGGCCGGATACGTTGCCCAGTGACAGTGCACGTGAGGAATGCCCTCGCGCTCGAAGACCTCGGCAAGGTAGAGCGCGTGCGGCACCATCATCCAATTCTTCATCAGATAGAAGTAGCGGTTGCCTCGCCAGAGCACGTCGAACCACTCGGCCAGCGTGAACGTGTCGGGGGCCGGTCCCTGCCCCCGCCTCGTCGGCACGTGCTGGCGCCACGCCTTCCAGACCGTCGCAAAGAGGGCGAGCACGCCGCGAGGGCTCTTCTTGAGGCCGCGCCAGAGAGGGCCCCACAAGGCGGCCGATCCGTAGCCTGGACAGTAGTGGGTCTCGCCGATCAGCTCGCGTCCCTGCGCCTGCTGAAGACCCGGGTCCACGCGCGAGAGCAGCGAGAACAGGCGAATGTCGTAGCCGCGCCGCTTCAACCAGACGACTTCGGCGAGAGTGAAGGTTTGGTTGATGACGGGAAAGAGCGGGAAGAGATAGGCGACCCGCCTCATGCCGTCGCGGACCCCGATGCGCCGATGGCGGTGCCCGGAACGTGTCCGGTCTCGGCGTACGTACGATGGAGCTGAATCACGGCCAGCGACAGGCCCATGATGACGTAGAAGTAGATGTGCACCCAGATGTCGGCGAAGAAAGAGAAGAACAGGAACATCACGACCAGGGTGCGCATGGCGTTGACGAGCCAGCGCAGGTCAACGGGCCCGAACCGGCCTTCGTAGTCGCGCAAAATCCCGTTGAGCTGGCGCAGCGTCCAGATGTACATCGCAAGATAGAGCCCGAGCGTGACCAGCCCGCCTTCGACCGCGGCCCACAGGTAGGAGTTGTGGGGCGGACCGCCCATGCCGCTGGGATCGATGATCTGCTGGACGATCGGGTAGTTTTCCAGGCCCACGCCGAGAAGCGGCGCGTACTGGATGTTGGCCGCCGTCTCGAAGAACTTCTGCGCGCGCTTCTGGAAAGAGCCCTCGGCCGTCTGGCCTTCGGCCAGAACGTCGCCGCTGCCGGCGATCCTGGTGATTCGCTGCGAAGTCTCGCTCGGCAGCAGGTAGTCGAGGAAGTTGACGTCGTAGCCCATCTGCACGACGACGACCATCGTGGCCAGCGCCAGGCCGATCAGCTTGCGATAGCTGAAGCGCCCCTCCAGCAGCGTGATGCCGAGGAAGAGCAGGATGCCGAGAAAGCCCGAGCGCGAGCCGGTCATGGGCAACGCAATCATGCAGCCGGCAAAACCTGCCAGCCAGGCCAGCCAGACGGTGAACGAGCGTACGCGGGTACGCATGTACCAGAGGAACACACCGCACAGCAGGATGTAGAATGCCAGCTTGTTGGGGTTGGTTCCGGTGTAGAGACCGGTTCCGGCTTCGCCCACGACGCGTAAGCGCCCTTTCCCCCAGCCTAACTCGCCGGCCTCGCTACTGAGGTTCAGATAACTCATCAAGAGCACCGACAGCAGCAGGCCGACGATGACCTTGAGCTGACGGGGCGTGCGCACGAAGAACACGAAGAAGAGCAGAAAGACGTAGCGCGTGACGATCTTGACGCGGGGATCGCGCGTGCGCACGAGCAGCTCGCCGCCGGCCTTGCGGGCGCCGTACAGCTCCTTGCTCATGCCTTTGCGCTCTTCCATCGTCTGCTCGTCGTCGCCCGTGCCGA contains:
- a CDS encoding SDR family oxidoreductase, whose translation is MTDKFLKPRDLVLVTGGCGYVGSHLVRMLLERGYRVRVLDNFLYGNAGLKGVGNHPDLDIQYGDICNIRDMMRAAKGARAVIALAALVGDGACDLDHDETISINIESTKLLCHVVKHRPDLERVVFASSCSVYGATEGLILNEGSRLNPVSFYARSRIVSEQILQRELEGRGVVILRLGTVFGTSARPRFDLMINTMTCKAVSEGAITVMGAEAWRPHVHVRDVAEAFLIAAETCDEHATGEIFNVGSNDNNFTIARTAEIVAARIPGTRIENVHRVDDLRSYRVSFDKIRHVLGFVPSRSIEQGVDEIKALLEKSPHMNWTDARYSNLKWLQAHGFAGEGRDCVQEVVDEAIGEVA
- a CDS encoding sugar transferase, with the protein product MTKGQAAAKRAFDFTVALLALALLWPVFAIIAALIKLDTKGPVFFRQERAAAGGGTFRIYKFRTMIVGAYRSGARLTVKRDPRITTVGHFLRWTKLDELPQLLNVLAGDMSFVGPRPEDPYFTNFYTPEQRVVLSVKPGIIGPSQIDGRDEVEKYPEGCENVEEFYIQSILPEKLERDIEYARTATFVGDVRFLVGGFLRVLLTQFKSGFFARQRYRFAALALDIALMVVAYVGANLIKFDWYLDAEGWAYVGKALIWVVILKPPVFVYYGLYQRTPRWMGRRDLAAIVKAVSTSSALLVAMTYFSLQRHSRAVFLIDWVLLLSLVAGSRYIVRSVLSGVARSEERGPFVKVLVAGSGHGVEAILRSLLEDPNSRFMPVGIIDHEPHRWGALIHGVRVMGGATDIAMAASTHGVEMVLISLADLDPMVVREIAEACEKLGLQYRLVPALSDLLAQGGPEPLNKVVLSSQARV
- a CDS encoding DegT/DnrJ/EryC1/StrS aminotransferase family protein gives rise to the protein MTSTRRSEFLPFHRPSIGEGEIAEVVDTLRSGWLTMGPKTHRFEEQFAAYVGARHAVAVASCTAALHLVYEAMGIGPGDEVITTPYTFTATVATVLYAGATPVLVDTLPDSPNIDPEAVARRIGPRTRAIVPVHFAGHPCDLDRLTALASQAGAALIEDAAHALPTTYKGRTVGSIGTATCFSFYAGKNLTTGEGGAITTDDAELATALKIRRLHGISRDAWKRYTAEGSWYYEVEQLGFKYNMTDINAALGLHQLARLDELQRRRKRIIALYEECLADIPGILRPQAPTDGESAWHLYVVRIDSERLKVTRNEVIEMLKADNIGTSVHFIPAHLHPLYQQRLGCKREDFPNATRLYDASISLPLFPDMADDDVRDVARSLERIARENLR
- a CDS encoding glycosyltransferase — translated: MRRVAYLFPLFPVINQTFTLAEVVWLKRRGYDIRLFSLLSRVDPGLQQAQGRELIGETHYCPGYGSAALWGPLWRGLKKSPRGVLALFATVWKAWRQHVPTRRGQGPAPDTFTLAEWFDVLWRGNRYFYLMKNWMMVPHALYLAEVFEREGIPHVHCHWATYPATVGMLIKQWAGIPFSVTAHAYDIHMMPWMLTAKLEAADFFVTCADYNRRYLASVCSPQAGSRIFLNYHGTDLDRFQPGSRSEGKEFRVVSVGWLKEYKGFHIIVEAIALLAQRGVDAVFHLAGDGPQRGYLEAQAKRLGIEERVVFHGYLDHGRLVGLYRDCDAFAMGSIEMTNFGRQDVIPNVIAEAMAVGLPIVATRMGGIAELVDEGVSGLMIPQRDPAAMADALEKIARDPELAARLRAAARAKVQRIWDRNRNLEELAALFNERIRAAADEAAA
- a CDS encoding O-antigen ligase family protein, with the translated sequence MGTTISRGADASRAQIIVLVVGFLVLLAGATLTASSGAGALAILLAGGALGAYGIVRYPFLGVVVYLITFLFTYPEPLRGSGNFTINNLLGMVLLPMLLFGTLKDGFGWFWRARPLVFLLVALAILLSSGVIYNRTIGTGDDEQTMEERKGMSKELYGARKAGGELLVRTRDPRVKIVTRYVFLLFFVFFVRTPRQLKVIVGLLLSVLLMSYLNLSSEAGELGWGKGRLRVVGEAGTGLYTGTNPNKLAFYILLCGVFLWYMRTRVRSFTVWLAWLAGFAGCMIALPMTGSRSGFLGILLFLGITLLEGRFSYRKLIGLALATMVVVVQMGYDVNFLDYLLPSETSQRITRIAGSGDVLAEGQTAEGSFQKRAQKFFETAANIQYAPLLGVGLENYPIVQQIIDPSGMGGPPHNSYLWAAVEGGLVTLGLYLAMYIWTLRQLNGILRDYEGRFGPVDLRWLVNAMRTLVVMFLFFSFFADIWVHIYFYVIMGLSLAVIQLHRTYAETGHVPGTAIGASGSATA